One region of Camelus bactrianus isolate YW-2024 breed Bactrian camel chromosome 22, ASM4877302v1, whole genome shotgun sequence genomic DNA includes:
- the FAM32A gene encoding protein FAM32A — MEAYEQVQKGPLKLKGVAELGVTKRKKKKKDKDKAKLLEAMGTSKKNEEEKRRGLDKRTPAQAAFEKMQEKRQMERILKKASKTHKQRVEDFNRHLDTLTEHYDIPKVSWTK, encoded by the exons ATGGAGGCCTACGAGCAGGTCCAAAAGGGGCCCCTGAAGCTGAAAGGCGTCGCAGAGCTCGGCGTGACCAAGCG gaagaagaaaaagaaggacaaagaCAAGGCGAAACTTCTGGAAGCGATGGGAACGAGCAAAAAGAACGAGGAGGAGAAGCGGCGCGGTCTGGACAAGCGGACCCCGGCCCAGGCGGCCTTCGAAAAGATGCAGGAGAAGCGG caaatggaaAGGATCTTGAAGAAAGCATCCAAAACCCACAAGCAGAGAGTCGAG GATTTCAACAGACACCTGGACACACTCACAGAGCACTATGACATCCCCAAAGTCAGCTGGACGAAGTAG
- the CIB3 gene encoding calcium and integrin-binding family member 3, with amino-acid sequence MGNKHTVFTHEQLEAYQDCTFFTRKEIMRLYYRYQDLAPQLVPLDYTSCPDVKVPYELIGTMPELKDNPFRQRIAQVFSEDGDGHMTLDNFLDMFSVMSEMAPRDLKAYYAFKIYDFNNDDYICAWDLEQTVTKLTRGELNAEEVSLVCEKVLDEADGDHDGRLSLEDFQNMILRAPDFLR; translated from the exons ATGGGCAACAAGCATACCGTGTTCACTCATGAGCAGCTGGAAGCGTATCAG GACTGCACCTTCTTCACGAGGAAGGAAATCATGAG GCTCTACTATCGCTATCAGGACCTGGCCCCCCAGCTTGTCCCTCTCGACTATACCAGCTGCCCTGATGTGAAGGTGCCCTACGAGCTCATTGGCACCATGCCTGAGCTGAAG GACAATCCCTTCCGTCAGAGGATTGCCCAGGTCTTCTCGGAGGACGGGGATGGTCACATGACCTTGGACAACTTCCTGGACATGTTTTCTGTGATGAGCGAAATGGCTCCCCGCGACCTCAAAGCCTACTACGCTTTTAAAATTTATG ACTTTAACAATGATGACTACATCTGCGCTTGGGACCTGGAGCAGACGGTGACCAAGCTGACGCGGGGGGAGCTGAATGCTGAGGAGGTCAGCCTGGTGTGTGAGAAGGTGCTGGATGAGGCCGATGGGGACCACGACGGGCGGCTGTCCCTGGAAGACTTCCAGAACATGATCCTTCGGGCACCAGACTTCCTCAGGTGA